A genomic segment from Streptosporangium roseum DSM 43021 encodes:
- a CDS encoding metallophosphoesterase family protein, giving the protein MRVHVVSDVHGNAAALARAGEGADALVCLGDLILFIDYDDHSQGIFPELFGQERATQFIALRTAKRFDEAREMSAALWASLDGDPRDHIERSVRRQYGEIFAAMPTPAYLTHGNVDLPRYWPEYLREGHHVLDGQSVEIGGLRFGFVGGGLRTPYRTPNEIDDEEFARKVEAVGEVDVLCCHIPPAVPELLYDVVARRFERGSEATLEAIRRTQPRYALFGHVHQPLAARTRIGRTECLNVGHFRGRGEPFVLEW; this is encoded by the coding sequence ATGCGGGTTCATGTCGTCAGCGATGTGCACGGCAACGCCGCCGCCCTGGCGCGCGCGGGAGAGGGGGCCGACGCGCTCGTCTGCCTGGGCGACCTGATCCTGTTCATCGACTACGACGACCACTCCCAGGGCATCTTCCCCGAGCTGTTCGGGCAGGAGAGGGCCACGCAGTTCATCGCGCTGCGCACGGCCAAGCGGTTCGACGAGGCGCGGGAGATGTCGGCCGCCCTCTGGGCCTCGCTGGACGGCGACCCCCGCGACCACATCGAGCGCTCCGTCCGCCGGCAGTACGGCGAGATCTTCGCCGCCATGCCGACCCCGGCCTACCTCACCCACGGCAACGTGGACCTGCCGCGCTACTGGCCCGAATACCTCCGGGAGGGCCACCACGTGCTCGACGGGCAGAGCGTGGAGATCGGCGGGCTCCGTTTCGGCTTCGTCGGGGGCGGGCTGCGCACGCCGTACCGGACGCCGAACGAGATCGACGACGAGGAGTTCGCGCGCAAGGTGGAGGCCGTGGGAGAGGTGGACGTGCTCTGCTGCCACATCCCTCCCGCCGTCCCCGAGCTGCTCTACGACGTGGTCGCCCGGCGCTTCGAGCGGGGCAGCGAGGCCACGCTGGAGGCGATCAGGCGGACCCAGCCGCGCTACGCCCTGTTCGGCCACGTGCACCAGCCCCTGGCCGCCCGCACGCGGATCGGCAGGACCGAATGCCTCAACGTGGGCCACTTCCGCGGCAGGGGAGAGCCCTTCGTGCTCGAGTGGTGA
- a CDS encoding SRPBCC family protein yields MADRTTSSITIGAGRSPIMTVIADFASYPEWAGQVKSARVLSADADGRPATVRFALDAGVISDEYTLAYTWHGEDSVDWNIAEAGKMVSGLTGSYRLADEGGGTEVTYELAVDLKVPMIGMIRRKAEKVIIDTALKGLKKRVEAS; encoded by the coding sequence ATGGCTGACCGCACCACTTCGAGCATCACGATCGGCGCCGGCCGGTCGCCCATCATGACGGTGATCGCCGACTTCGCCTCATACCCGGAGTGGGCGGGCCAGGTGAAGTCGGCGCGCGTGCTCTCCGCCGACGCGGACGGACGTCCGGCCACGGTCCGGTTCGCCCTGGACGCGGGCGTGATCAGCGACGAATACACCCTCGCCTACACCTGGCACGGCGAGGACTCCGTCGACTGGAACATCGCCGAGGCGGGGAAGATGGTCTCCGGGCTCACCGGAAGCTACCGCCTCGCCGACGAGGGCGGCGGCACCGAGGTGACCTACGAGCTCGCCGTGGACCTCAAGGTCCCCATGATCGGCATGATCAGGCGGAAGGCGGAGAAGGTCATCATCGACACCGCCCTGAAGGGACTGAAGAAGCGCGTCGAGGCCTCATGA